The following coding sequences are from one Burkholderia stabilis window:
- a CDS encoding slipin family protein, which produces MWKRHVVKKNERALLMSEGDFVKVLEPGVFKAFDPFKRLSVQTARLDAPLADAALADYLRHDAQDVLEQHFVAMDLADDEAGLRYEDDVLVEILAPGTRRLYWHGLTAHRLERVDLAENSMLPAALVKRIAQPALRARGVAGLTGVLVAQVPAYHVGVLKIDGKIERLLDAGVSAFWRFNRDVAVELVDLRVQAIEVGGQEILTRDKVALRLNLSATWCYADVLHAFGQLQKPVEHLYRELQFALRSAVGTRSLDELLEDKQSLDEVVIAQVRARLDNSGVDVRSVGVKDIVLPGDMKTILAQVVEAEKSAQANVIRRREETAATRSLLNTAKVMEENPTALRLKELETLERVAERIDRISVFGGLDQVLNGLVSIKGA; this is translated from the coding sequence ATGTGGAAGCGTCATGTAGTGAAAAAGAACGAACGCGCGCTGCTGATGAGCGAGGGCGATTTCGTGAAGGTGCTGGAACCGGGCGTGTTCAAGGCCTTCGATCCGTTCAAGCGCCTGTCGGTGCAGACCGCGCGCCTCGACGCGCCGCTCGCCGACGCCGCGCTGGCCGACTATCTGCGCCACGATGCGCAGGACGTGCTCGAGCAGCACTTCGTCGCGATGGATCTCGCCGACGACGAAGCGGGCCTGCGCTATGAGGACGACGTGCTCGTCGAGATCCTGGCGCCGGGTACGCGCCGGCTGTACTGGCACGGCCTGACCGCGCACCGTCTCGAACGCGTCGATCTCGCGGAGAACAGCATGCTGCCGGCCGCGCTCGTGAAGCGCATCGCGCAACCGGCGCTGCGTGCGCGCGGCGTGGCGGGCCTGACGGGCGTGCTGGTGGCACAGGTGCCGGCGTACCACGTCGGCGTGCTGAAGATCGACGGCAAGATCGAGCGGCTGCTGGACGCGGGCGTGTCGGCGTTCTGGCGCTTCAACCGCGACGTTGCGGTCGAACTCGTCGACCTGCGCGTGCAGGCGATCGAAGTCGGCGGACAGGAAATCCTGACGCGCGACAAGGTCGCACTGCGGTTGAACCTGTCGGCGACGTGGTGCTATGCGGACGTGCTGCATGCGTTCGGCCAGTTGCAGAAGCCGGTCGAGCACCTGTATCGCGAGCTGCAGTTCGCACTGCGGTCGGCGGTCGGCACGCGCTCGCTCGACGAGCTGCTGGAGGACAAGCAGTCGCTCGACGAGGTCGTGATCGCGCAGGTGCGTGCACGCCTCGACAATTCGGGCGTGGACGTGCGCAGCGTCGGCGTGAAGGATATCGTGCTGCCGGGCGACATGAAGACGATCCTCGCGCAGGTGGTCGAGGCGGAAAAATCCGCGCAGGCGAACGTGATCCGCCGCCGTGAGGAAACCGCGGCCACGCGTTCGCTGCTGAACACCGCGAAGGTGATGGAAGAAAACCCGACCGCGCTGCGGCTCAAGGAGCTGGAAACGCTCGAGCGCGTCGCGGAACGGATCGACCGCATCTCCGTGTTCGGCGGTCTCGACCAGGTGCTGAACGGACTCGTCAGCATCAAGGGCGCCTGA
- the rtcR gene encoding RNA repair transcriptional activator RtcR produces the protein MRKTVAIGFLGTVLDQGGRAPRRYSRWRPTISLCVQPELTIDRLELLHPASYTRLANQVRDDLAHLSPHVDVRLTPVTIHDPWDFEEVYATLHDYARAYPFDLEHEDYLIHITTGTHVAQICWFLLAEARYLPARLVQTGPPQRTDEGPSGPGTVSVIDLDLSRYNRIAKRFTRERDETVSFLKAGIATRNARFNALIEQLERVAVRSRAPMLLVGPTGAGKSFLAKRVYELKRGRHRLAGPFIEINCATLRGDAAMSTLFGHVKGAFTGAQAARAGLLRAADGGLLFLDEIGELGLDEQAMLLKAIEEKRFLPVGADVEVASDFELIAGTHRDLRQMVAAGTFREDLYARINLWTYELPGLAERREDIEPNLEFELDRFGREQGEQVRFNVEAKRRYLAFAASPRAAWAGNFRELSASVTRMATLADAGRITEELAEQEVDRLTRTWSLPGGAGASDACVDAVFGERAAELDLFDRAQLERVLDVCRVSASLSEAGRALFAVSRQSKKQPNDADRLRKYLARFGLDWDGVRGVLDAVR, from the coding sequence ATGCGCAAGACCGTAGCCATCGGTTTTCTCGGCACCGTGCTCGACCAGGGCGGCCGCGCGCCGCGCCGTTACAGCAGATGGCGCCCGACGATTTCGCTGTGTGTGCAGCCGGAGCTGACGATCGACCGGCTCGAACTGCTGCATCCCGCGAGCTACACGCGTCTCGCCAATCAGGTGCGCGACGATCTCGCGCACCTGTCGCCGCATGTCGACGTGCGGCTCACGCCGGTCACGATCCACGATCCGTGGGATTTCGAGGAGGTCTACGCAACGCTGCACGACTACGCGCGCGCGTATCCGTTCGACCTCGAACACGAGGATTACCTGATCCACATCACGACCGGCACGCACGTCGCGCAGATCTGCTGGTTCCTGCTGGCGGAAGCGCGCTACCTGCCCGCGCGTCTCGTGCAGACGGGGCCGCCGCAGCGGACCGACGAGGGGCCGAGCGGGCCGGGCACGGTGTCGGTGATCGACCTGGACCTGTCGCGCTACAACCGGATCGCGAAGCGCTTCACGCGCGAGCGCGACGAAACTGTGTCGTTCCTGAAGGCCGGCATCGCGACGCGCAATGCGCGCTTCAATGCGCTGATCGAGCAACTCGAGCGCGTGGCCGTGCGCTCGCGCGCGCCGATGCTGCTGGTCGGGCCGACGGGCGCCGGCAAGTCGTTTCTCGCGAAACGCGTGTACGAGCTGAAGCGCGGCCGCCATCGGCTCGCCGGGCCGTTCATCGAGATCAACTGCGCGACGCTGCGCGGCGACGCGGCGATGTCGACGCTGTTCGGTCACGTGAAGGGCGCGTTCACGGGTGCGCAGGCGGCGCGTGCCGGGTTGTTGCGCGCGGCGGACGGCGGCCTGTTGTTTCTCGACGAGATCGGCGAACTCGGGCTCGACGAGCAGGCGATGCTGCTGAAGGCGATCGAAGAAAAGCGTTTCCTGCCGGTCGGCGCGGACGTCGAGGTGGCCAGCGATTTCGAACTGATCGCGGGCACGCACCGCGACCTGCGGCAGATGGTGGCGGCCGGCACGTTCCGCGAGGATCTCTACGCGCGGATCAACCTGTGGACCTACGAACTGCCGGGGCTGGCCGAACGCCGCGAGGACATCGAGCCGAACCTCGAATTCGAACTCGACCGTTTCGGTCGCGAGCAGGGCGAGCAGGTGCGCTTCAACGTCGAGGCGAAGCGGCGCTATCTTGCGTTCGCGGCGTCGCCGCGCGCCGCGTGGGCCGGCAATTTCCGCGAGCTGTCGGCATCGGTCACGCGGATGGCGACGCTCGCCGATGCGGGCCGGATTACTGAAGAGCTGGCCGAACAGGAAGTCGACCGGCTGACGCGCACGTGGTCGTTGCCGGGCGGTGCGGGTGCGTCGGACGCGTGCGTCGACGCGGTGTTCGGCGAGCGCGCGGCGGAACTCGACCTGTTCGATCGCGCGCAGCTCGAACGCGTGCTCGACGTATGCCGCGTGTCGGCGAGCCTGTCGGAAGCCGGGCGCGCGCTGTTCGCGGTATCGCGGCAGAGCAAGAAGCAGCCAAACGATGCGGACCGGCTGCGCAAGTATCTCGCGCGGTTCGGGCTGGATTGGGACGGGGTGAGGGGCGTGCTCGATGCGGTGCGGTGA
- a CDS encoding SUKH-3 domain-containing protein yields MVVIPSSVKSLFVDAGWRGDNGRRSSSGDGEHPGDAILREFGGLIVGADLPDSSGQTCARMGLAFHALARKDRQIDAWEQALGTTMIGFAEDDLGYAEFYVDAQGRVFSTNCVVDGVYLCGFTFGEAVERTLLGRVSIPLLLDDRATIAYYGEVLTIDDPRVMTVDRLLART; encoded by the coding sequence GTGGTCGTGATTCCTTCGTCGGTCAAATCGCTGTTCGTCGATGCCGGTTGGCGTGGCGATAACGGTCGCCGTTCGTCGTCCGGTGATGGCGAACATCCAGGGGACGCCATCCTGCGCGAATTCGGCGGGCTGATCGTGGGCGCGGATCTGCCCGATTCCAGTGGACAAACCTGTGCGCGAATGGGGCTCGCATTTCATGCGCTGGCGCGCAAGGATCGCCAGATCGACGCGTGGGAGCAGGCGCTCGGGACGACGATGATCGGTTTCGCCGAAGACGATCTCGGGTACGCCGAGTTTTACGTCGATGCGCAGGGCCGTGTGTTCTCGACCAATTGTGTGGTCGACGGCGTGTATCTGTGCGGATTCACGTTTGGCGAAGCGGTCGAACGCACGCTGCTCGGGCGCGTCTCGATTCCGCTGTTGCTCGACGACCGGGCAACGATCGCTTATTACGGCGAGGTTCTGACGATCGACGATCCGCGCGTGATGACGGTCGATCGACTCCTGGCCCGCACGTAA
- a CDS encoding nuclear transport factor 2 family protein, whose amino-acid sequence MPFPLDPAQVRALLECYLRAKDLNRPALIADCFAADAELSFSLANDDIDFPPRVTGAAAIASTLVEEFGERFERCRTYYVCVEPAVDEHGISAMPWLVVMRQKDSGALRIGHGTYRWQFAPDSVGVTRIAALHIHITRMDTIDDPDATKLDALHAAFGYPWLPARAFARGLADVAAEQPGWAFLAPFRQAAASAAD is encoded by the coding sequence GTGCCCTTCCCGCTCGATCCCGCGCAGGTTCGCGCGCTGCTCGAATGCTATCTGCGCGCCAAGGACCTGAACCGGCCCGCGCTGATCGCCGACTGCTTCGCGGCCGATGCCGAGCTGAGCTTCTCGCTCGCGAACGACGATATCGATTTCCCGCCGCGCGTAACGGGCGCGGCGGCCATTGCGAGCACGCTCGTCGAGGAATTCGGCGAGCGGTTCGAGCGATGCCGCACCTATTACGTCTGCGTAGAACCGGCCGTCGATGAGCACGGTATCAGTGCGATGCCGTGGCTCGTCGTGATGCGACAGAAGGACAGCGGCGCACTGCGGATCGGCCACGGCACGTACCGCTGGCAGTTCGCACCCGATAGCGTGGGCGTCACGCGGATCGCCGCGCTGCACATTCATATCACGCGGATGGATACGATCGACGATCCGGACGCAACGAAGCTCGATGCGCTGCATGCGGCGTTCGGATATCCGTGGCTGCCGGCGCGCGCGTTTGCGCGCGGGCTGGCGGATGTCGCGGCCGAGCAGCCGGGCTGGGCATTCCTGGCGCCGTTCCGGCAGGCGGCGGCATCGGCGGCCGATTGA
- a CDS encoding MarR family winged helix-turn-helix transcriptional regulator, with the protein MAKQQEEFVLTITNPACLIDGTDTEFRHLINGLLPFAARLLSVRDGFGSLVGLTGIQYSLLVSVAHLSHDDVVTVNRLADHLHLSGAFVTIETGKLKKLGLIDKRSDPDDKRKMRLTVTTAGSKLLKALAETQQRINNVLFEGVTKTEFKALCSVIDRLVTNGDRATLDLAHMIARQEKG; encoded by the coding sequence ATGGCCAAGCAGCAAGAGGAGTTCGTTCTGACCATTACCAACCCGGCCTGCCTGATCGACGGCACGGACACGGAATTCCGGCACCTGATCAACGGGCTGCTGCCGTTCGCGGCCCGGCTGCTGTCGGTGCGTGACGGCTTCGGCTCGCTGGTCGGCCTCACCGGCATCCAGTATTCGCTGCTCGTATCGGTCGCGCATCTGTCGCATGACGACGTCGTGACCGTCAACCGCCTCGCCGATCACCTGCACCTGAGCGGCGCATTCGTCACGATCGAGACCGGCAAGCTGAAGAAGCTGGGCCTGATCGACAAGCGTTCGGACCCCGACGACAAGCGCAAGATGCGGCTCACGGTCACGACGGCCGGCTCCAAGCTGCTGAAAGCGCTCGCCGAAACGCAGCAGCGCATCAACAACGTGCTGTTCGAAGGCGTGACGAAAACCGAATTCAAGGCGCTGTGCTCGGTGATCGACCGCCTCGTCACCAACGGCGATCGCGCGACGCTCGATCTCGCACACATGATCGCGCGCCAGGAAAAAGGCTGA
- a CDS encoding IscS subfamily cysteine desulfurase produces the protein MQSRPIYMDYSATTPVDPRVVDKMVPFLHEQFGNPASRSHAYGWEAEQAVEEARAHVAALLGADPREIVWTSGATEGNNLAIKGAAHFYQGKGKHLVTVKTEHKAVLDTCRELERQGFDVTYLDVREDGLLDLDAVRQALRADTILVSVMLANNETGVIQPVAEIGALCRARGIVFHCDAVQAAGKIPVDVNALNVDLLTVTAHKVYGPKGIGALYVRRKPRVRIEAQMHGGGHERGMRSGTLPTHQIVGMGEAFRLAKEEMEEESRRVGALRDRLLAGLSTLDEVYVNGDLTRRIPHNLNVSFNFVEGESLIMGIKGVAVSSGSACTSASLEPSYVLRALGRSDELAHSSIRFTLGRFTTEAEVDSVIAQVRDTVGKLRELSPLWDMHLEGVDLNTIEWAAH, from the coding sequence ATGCAATCCCGTCCGATCTACATGGACTACAGCGCGACGACGCCCGTCGATCCGCGCGTGGTCGACAAAATGGTGCCGTTCCTGCATGAGCAATTCGGCAACCCTGCTTCGCGCAGCCACGCGTACGGCTGGGAGGCCGAGCAGGCCGTGGAGGAAGCGCGCGCGCACGTCGCCGCGCTGCTCGGCGCCGATCCGCGCGAGATCGTGTGGACCTCCGGCGCGACCGAAGGCAACAACCTCGCGATCAAGGGCGCCGCGCACTTCTATCAAGGCAAGGGCAAGCACCTCGTCACGGTGAAGACCGAGCACAAGGCCGTGCTCGATACCTGCCGCGAACTCGAACGCCAGGGCTTCGACGTCACGTATCTCGACGTGCGGGAAGACGGCCTGCTCGATCTCGACGCGGTGCGGCAGGCGCTGCGCGCCGACACGATTCTCGTGTCGGTGATGCTGGCGAACAACGAGACGGGCGTGATCCAGCCGGTGGCCGAGATCGGCGCGCTGTGCCGCGCGCGCGGCATCGTGTTTCACTGCGATGCGGTGCAGGCGGCCGGCAAGATTCCGGTCGACGTGAACGCGTTGAATGTCGACCTGCTGACGGTGACCGCGCACAAGGTCTACGGCCCGAAGGGGATCGGCGCGCTGTACGTGCGCCGCAAGCCGCGCGTGCGCATCGAAGCGCAGATGCACGGCGGCGGCCATGAACGCGGGATGCGCTCGGGTACGCTGCCGACGCACCAGATCGTCGGGATGGGCGAAGCGTTCAGGCTCGCGAAGGAAGAGATGGAGGAAGAAAGCCGCCGCGTTGGCGCGTTGCGCGACCGGCTGCTGGCCGGCCTGTCGACGCTCGACGAGGTTTACGTGAACGGCGACCTTACGCGCCGGATTCCGCACAACCTGAACGTCAGCTTCAATTTCGTCGAAGGCGAATCGCTGATCATGGGGATCAAGGGCGTCGCTGTGTCGTCAGGCTCCGCGTGCACGTCGGCGTCGCTGGAGCCGTCGTACGTGCTGCGCGCGCTCGGCCGCAGCGACGAGCTCGCGCACAGCTCGATCCGCTTCACGCTCGGCCGGTTCACGACCGAGGCCGAAGTCGACAGCGTGATCGCGCAGGTGCGCGACACGGTCGGCAAGCTGCGCGAGCTGAGCCCGCTGTGGGACATGCATCTGGAAGGGGTCGACCTGAATACGATCGAGTGGGCCGCGCACTGA
- a CDS encoding flavin reductase family protein gives MSENQAGTVAGADEQRRFRTALSMFATGVAVITAPRKQGMPVGITVASFNSVSLDPPLILFSVDRRSLSLGDLAGAGGYAVNVLDETQQHLSNCFAKANGDKWGWRTGATDDDGAVLLPDALATFECEPYAQYDGGDHVIFVGRVTRHRARSEGRPLIFFGGRYRTLDGVHAPSA, from the coding sequence ATGAGCGAAAACCAGGCCGGAACCGTTGCGGGCGCCGACGAGCAGCGGCGCTTTCGCACCGCGCTGTCGATGTTTGCGACGGGCGTCGCGGTGATTACCGCACCGCGGAAGCAGGGGATGCCGGTGGGCATCACGGTCGCGTCGTTCAATTCGGTGTCGCTGGACCCGCCGCTGATCCTGTTCTCGGTCGACCGCCGCAGCCTGAGCCTCGGCGACCTGGCCGGTGCGGGCGGCTACGCGGTCAACGTGCTCGACGAGACGCAGCAGCACCTGTCGAACTGCTTCGCAAAGGCGAACGGCGACAAGTGGGGCTGGCGCACCGGCGCGACGGACGACGACGGCGCGGTACTGCTGCCGGACGCGCTCGCGACGTTCGAATGCGAACCCTATGCGCAATACGACGGCGGCGACCACGTGATCTTCGTCGGCCGCGTGACGCGGCACCGCGCGCGCTCGGAAGGGCGTCCGCTGATCTTCTTCGGCGGCCGCTACCGCACGCTCGACGGCGTGCACGCGCCGTCCGCATGA
- a CDS encoding 4-hydroxyphenylacetate 3-hydroxylase family protein, producing the protein MIKNGTQHIASLRDGRQVYLDGQPVGDVTAHAAFRNSIRSYASLYDYQARDENVEKMTFVSPDSGNRVSRIWQLPTSYDELVERRAALEAWSELHYGFMGRSPDHVASCLAGMYMGADVFEQYDPARAGALRDYFRYARDNDLFLTYVIVNPQANQSKAAHEQEDKYLAVGIVDQDAEGITVRGAKMLATSGIMANEVFCSCIQPLREGDEMYALSFAVPMNAKGMKIMSRKSYEANATSVFDNPLSSRFDENDAVLYFDDVKVPWERIFVAGNTAMCAKQFHATPAHVYQNYQCQVRLMTKLRFLVGLGLKISEVNGTNAFPQVRETLGQLAAEASMVEAWVYGMEAKGTIVNGFYVPDRNMLYGSQVVTQQLYSKVLNTLRELAGGGMIMLPSSVRDFENPDLLRIIEKTQKSPVCSSEERVKFFKLAWDAVGSEFASRHNQYELFYAGASFVTKGHAYRTYDWQRASHLVDSMLGSYSLNQELSTPRAA; encoded by the coding sequence ATGATCAAGAACGGGACTCAGCACATCGCGTCGCTGCGTGACGGGCGGCAAGTCTATCTCGACGGCCAGCCGGTCGGCGACGTGACCGCGCACGCGGCATTCCGCAATTCGATCCGCAGCTACGCGAGCCTGTACGACTACCAGGCGCGTGACGAGAACGTGGAGAAGATGACGTTCGTGTCGCCCGATTCGGGCAACCGCGTCAGCCGGATCTGGCAATTGCCGACGTCCTACGACGAACTCGTCGAGCGCCGTGCCGCGCTGGAAGCATGGTCGGAGCTGCATTACGGCTTCATGGGCCGCTCGCCCGACCACGTCGCGTCGTGCCTGGCCGGCATGTATATGGGCGCCGACGTGTTCGAGCAATACGATCCGGCCCGCGCGGGTGCGTTGCGCGACTACTTCCGCTATGCGCGCGACAACGATTTGTTCCTGACCTACGTGATCGTGAATCCGCAGGCGAACCAGTCGAAGGCCGCGCACGAGCAGGAAGACAAGTACCTCGCGGTCGGCATCGTCGATCAGGATGCCGAAGGCATCACGGTGCGCGGCGCGAAGATGCTCGCGACGAGCGGGATCATGGCGAACGAGGTGTTCTGCAGCTGTATTCAGCCGTTGCGCGAAGGCGACGAGATGTATGCGCTGTCGTTCGCGGTGCCGATGAACGCGAAGGGCATGAAGATCATGTCGCGCAAGTCGTATGAGGCGAACGCGACGTCGGTGTTCGACAACCCGCTGTCGAGCCGCTTCGACGAGAACGACGCGGTGCTGTATTTCGACGACGTGAAGGTGCCGTGGGAGCGGATCTTCGTCGCCGGCAACACGGCGATGTGCGCAAAGCAGTTCCATGCGACGCCTGCGCACGTGTACCAGAACTATCAATGCCAGGTGCGCCTGATGACGAAGCTGCGCTTCCTCGTCGGGCTCGGCCTGAAGATCTCGGAAGTCAACGGCACGAACGCGTTCCCGCAGGTGCGCGAGACGCTGGGTCAGCTCGCAGCCGAAGCGTCGATGGTCGAGGCGTGGGTCTACGGGATGGAAGCGAAGGGCACGATCGTCAACGGCTTCTACGTGCCGGATCGCAACATGCTGTACGGCTCGCAGGTCGTCACGCAGCAGCTTTATTCGAAGGTGCTCAACACGCTGCGCGAGCTTGCCGGCGGCGGAATGATCATGCTGCCGTCCAGCGTGCGCGATTTCGAGAACCCCGACCTGCTGCGCATCATCGAGAAGACGCAGAAGTCGCCGGTGTGTTCGTCGGAGGAGCGCGTGAAGTTCTTCAAGCTCGCATGGGACGCGGTCGGCTCCGAGTTCGCATCGCGCCACAACCAGTACGAGCTGTTCTACGCCGGCGCGTCGTTCGTCACGAAAGGCCATGCGTACCGCACGTACGACTGGCAGCGCGCATCGCATCTGGTCGATTCGATGCTCGGCAGCTATTCGCTGAATCAGGAACTGTCGACGCCGCGCGCCGCGTGA
- a CDS encoding DUF2848 domain-containing protein, with product MKTITFAIDGRDGRTERAIAIDTLVIAGWTGRDTVAMEKHIRELEELGVKRPAATPVFYRVAADRLDPSPAIQVSGGQSSGEAEFVLVRDGGETFVGIASDHTDREVETYGITVSKQMCGKPCANTLWKFDDVAGHWDQLVLRAYATIGGERVLYQEGKVTAMRAPDDLLAQFARHDGRFVDGTAMLCGTLAAIGGIRPAERFEVELEDPVLGRTIRHAYAVDTLPVAG from the coding sequence ATGAAAACCATCACGTTCGCGATCGACGGTCGCGACGGCCGCACCGAGCGCGCGATCGCGATCGACACGCTCGTGATCGCGGGCTGGACCGGCCGCGACACGGTCGCCATGGAGAAGCACATCCGCGAGCTGGAGGAACTCGGCGTGAAGCGCCCGGCGGCGACGCCCGTGTTCTATCGCGTTGCGGCCGATCGCCTCGATCCGTCGCCTGCGATCCAGGTGTCGGGCGGGCAGAGCAGCGGCGAAGCGGAATTCGTGCTGGTGCGCGACGGCGGCGAGACCTTCGTCGGCATCGCGTCGGACCACACCGACCGCGAAGTCGAGACTTACGGGATCACCGTGTCGAAGCAGATGTGCGGCAAGCCGTGCGCGAACACGCTGTGGAAGTTCGACGACGTGGCCGGCCACTGGGATCAGCTCGTGCTGCGCGCGTATGCGACGATCGGCGGCGAGCGCGTGTTGTATCAGGAAGGCAAGGTGACCGCGATGCGCGCGCCGGACGATCTGCTCGCGCAGTTCGCGCGCCACGACGGCCGCTTCGTCGACGGCACCGCGATGCTGTGCGGCACGCTCGCGGCGATCGGCGGTATCCGGCCGGCCGAGCGCTTCGAGGTCGAGCTGGAAGATCCGGTGCTGGGTCGCACGATCCGCCATGCGTATGCGGTCGATACGCTGCCCGTCGCGGGCTGA
- a CDS encoding LysE family translocator: protein MFDLTTLTTFTAVVLGLFLIPGPAVLLVLSRTVQGGRKTGILTGLGVASGDFVHTLFAAVGLSALLMTSALAFTVVKLVGAAYLLYLGVRALLDKPSDPSLPKVSPVTPLTAYLQAIPAEVLNPKTALFFLAFMPQFVHPERGSTFVQFAVLGLIFVVLSSLYTTLIACSIRPLGRIVKRLTWLTRWQGKIIGSIFIALGLRVAVQQR, encoded by the coding sequence ATGTTCGACCTGACCACGCTGACCACCTTCACCGCCGTCGTCCTCGGCCTGTTCCTGATTCCCGGCCCCGCCGTGCTGCTCGTGCTGAGCCGCACCGTGCAGGGCGGCCGCAAGACCGGCATCCTGACCGGCCTCGGCGTCGCGAGCGGCGACTTCGTGCACACGCTGTTCGCGGCCGTCGGGCTGTCGGCGCTGCTGATGACGTCGGCGCTCGCGTTCACCGTCGTGAAGCTGGTCGGTGCCGCGTACCTGCTCTATCTCGGCGTGCGCGCGCTGCTGGACAAGCCGTCCGATCCGTCGTTGCCGAAAGTGTCGCCGGTCACGCCGCTCACGGCGTACCTGCAGGCGATTCCCGCCGAAGTGCTGAATCCGAAGACCGCGCTGTTCTTCCTCGCGTTCATGCCGCAGTTCGTGCATCCGGAGCGCGGCTCGACGTTCGTGCAGTTCGCGGTGCTCGGGCTGATCTTCGTCGTGCTCAGCTCGCTCTACACGACGCTGATCGCGTGCTCGATCCGCCCGCTCGGCCGCATCGTGAAGCGGCTCACGTGGCTCACGCGCTGGCAGGGCAAGATCATCGGCTCGATCTTCATCGCGCTCGGGCTGCGCGTGGCCGTGCAGCAGCGCTGA
- a CDS encoding AraC family transcriptional regulator, producing the protein MHNFPPVTDPAADADVYHVPRPLVVFGGSVVEPERRLERHSHRQAQLLYTRSGVIYCEIDGGVWSAPPQCTVWIPGGVPHAARGSADATFYGVLVEPDAALDLPARCCTLSVSPLLRELLLKAASFPNLYDVDGPQGRLMATLLDELVAAPVEDLYLPMPADRRLRKLIDHLLDDPADKSPLPELARYAGVSERSLTRLATKELGMSLGDWRRRLHVALSLRMLTTGRRVHQIAIDLGYESASSFVTMFRKATGKSPTQFLTDRQR; encoded by the coding sequence ATGCACAACTTCCCACCGGTCACCGATCCCGCCGCGGACGCCGACGTCTATCACGTGCCGCGTCCGCTCGTCGTGTTCGGCGGCTCGGTCGTCGAGCCCGAGCGGCGGCTGGAGCGGCACAGCCATCGCCAGGCGCAACTGCTCTATACGCGCAGCGGCGTCATCTATTGCGAGATCGACGGCGGCGTATGGAGCGCACCGCCGCAATGCACGGTGTGGATTCCCGGCGGCGTCCCGCATGCGGCGCGCGGCTCGGCCGACGCGACCTTCTACGGAGTGCTGGTCGAACCCGATGCGGCGCTCGACCTGCCCGCCCGCTGCTGCACGCTGTCGGTGTCGCCGCTGTTGCGCGAGCTGCTGCTGAAGGCGGCGAGTTTCCCGAACCTGTACGACGTCGACGGGCCGCAAGGGCGGCTGATGGCGACGCTGCTCGACGAACTCGTCGCGGCGCCGGTCGAGGATCTGTACCTGCCGATGCCGGCCGATCGCCGGTTGCGCAAGCTGATCGACCACCTGCTCGACGATCCGGCCGACAAGTCGCCGCTGCCCGAACTCGCGCGGTACGCGGGCGTCAGCGAGCGCAGCCTGACGCGGCTCGCGACGAAGGAGCTCGGGATGAGCCTCGGCGACTGGCGCCGGCGGCTGCACGTCGCGCTGTCGCTGCGGATGCTGACGACCGGCCGCCGCGTGCACCAGATCGCGATCGATCTCGGCTACGAGAGCGCGAGCAGCTTCGTGACGATGTTCCGCAAGGCGACCGGCAAGTCGCCGACGCAATTCCTGACCGACCGGCAACGCTGA
- a CDS encoding ATP--cob(I)alamin adenosyltransferase has protein sequence MQIITTEFPFVWLRYARLPHTDPARLLAELDALLARRERFVLLTDDAPSGDDRGADDHELRKQLAKWSKANRAQSREWIPAMIAIEPDTQRRAALDAFSGAFEKVWGYPLNAAATRDDALALAQRLLDEPARGAVAVNG, from the coding sequence ATGCAGATCATCACGACTGAATTCCCGTTTGTCTGGTTGCGTTACGCCCGTTTGCCGCACACCGATCCCGCCCGCTTGCTTGCCGAACTCGACGCGCTGCTGGCGCGCCGCGAACGCTTCGTTCTTCTGACCGACGACGCGCCGTCCGGCGACGATCGCGGCGCCGACGATCACGAGCTGCGCAAGCAGCTCGCGAAATGGAGCAAGGCCAACCGCGCGCAGTCGCGCGAGTGGATTCCCGCGATGATCGCGATCGAGCCCGATACGCAACGGCGCGCGGCGCTCGACGCATTTTCGGGCGCGTTCGAGAAGGTCTGGGGCTATCCGCTGAACGCGGCGGCGACCCGCGACGACGCGCTCGCGCTGGCGCAGCGGCTGCTCGACGAGCCGGCGCGCGGCGCTGTGGCCGTGAACGGCTGA